The Piliocolobus tephrosceles isolate RC106 chromosome 3, ASM277652v3, whole genome shotgun sequence genome has a window encoding:
- the TMEM156 gene encoding transmembrane protein 156 isoform X3, translating into MTKTALLKLSVAIVITFILILPEYFKTPKERTLELSCLEVCLQSNFTYSLSSLNFSFVTFLQPVRETQIIMRIFLNPSHFHNFTRTCQDITGEFKMCSLCLVCESKGNMDFISQEQTSKVLIRRGSMEVKANDFHSPCQQFNFTVAPLVDHLEEYNTNCHLKNHTGRSAIMEDEPSKGKPINHTCRIMEYPNDCIHVSLHLEMDVKNITCSMKITWYILVLLVFMFLIILTIRKILEGHRRVQKWQSDRDKPTSVLLRGSDSEKLRALNVQVISAETKLRLPLDEVQEVLPPIPEL; encoded by the exons aaaGAACATTGGAGCTATCATGTCTGGAAGTGTGTTTACAATCTAATTTTACCTATTCACTCTCctccttaaatttttcttttgtgacttttCTGCAACCAGTAAGGGAAACTCAAATTATCATGAGAATCTTTCTAAATCCCTCCCATTTTCATAATTTCACCAGGACTTGCCAAGACATCACAGGTGAATTTAAAATGTGCTCCTTGTGTTTGGTTTGTGAGTCTAAAGGAAacatggattttatttctcaGGAACAAACATCAAAAG TTCTTATCAGGAGAGGATCAATGGAAGTGAAAGCAAATGACTTTCATTCACCTTGTCAGCAGTTTAACTTCACTGTAGCTCCTCTGGTTGACCACTTGGAGGAATATAACACTAACTGTCATCTAAAAAACCACACTGGAAGATCAGCAATCATGGAGGATGAGCCAAGCAAGGGGAAACCTATAAACCATACCTGTAGAATCATGGAATACCCGAACGATTGTATACACGTTTCTTTGCACCTAGAGATGGATGTAAAAA atatCACTTGTTCCATGAAGATCACTTGGTATATTTTAGTTCtattagtttttatgtttttgatcaTCCTCACTATCCGCAAAATACTTGAAGGCCACAGAAGAGTGCAGAAGTGGCAGA GTGATAGAGACAAACCTACATCTGTTCTCTTAAGAGGAAGTGATTCGGAGAAACTGAGAGCATTGAATGTGCAGGTTATTTCAG CAGAGACCAAGCTGAGGCTGCCTTTGGATGAAGTCCAGGAAGTGCTTCCCCCAATACCAGAACTATAA
- the TMEM156 gene encoding transmembrane protein 156 isoform X4, translating into MTKTALLKLSVAIVITFILILPEYFKTPKERTLELSCLEVCLQSNFTYSLSSLNFSFVTFLQPVRETQIIMRIFLNPSHFHNFTRTCQDITGEFKMCSLCLVCESKGNMDFISQEQTSKVLIRRGSMEVKANDFHSPCQQFNFTVAPLVDHLEEYNTNCHLKNHTGRSAIMEDEPSKGKPINHTCRIMEYPNDCIHVSLHLEMDVKNITCSMKITWYILVLLVFMFLIILTIRKILEGHRRVQKWQSDRDKPTSVLLRGSDSEKLRALNVQVISETKLRLPLDEVQEVLPPIPEL; encoded by the exons aaaGAACATTGGAGCTATCATGTCTGGAAGTGTGTTTACAATCTAATTTTACCTATTCACTCTCctccttaaatttttcttttgtgacttttCTGCAACCAGTAAGGGAAACTCAAATTATCATGAGAATCTTTCTAAATCCCTCCCATTTTCATAATTTCACCAGGACTTGCCAAGACATCACAGGTGAATTTAAAATGTGCTCCTTGTGTTTGGTTTGTGAGTCTAAAGGAAacatggattttatttctcaGGAACAAACATCAAAAG TTCTTATCAGGAGAGGATCAATGGAAGTGAAAGCAAATGACTTTCATTCACCTTGTCAGCAGTTTAACTTCACTGTAGCTCCTCTGGTTGACCACTTGGAGGAATATAACACTAACTGTCATCTAAAAAACCACACTGGAAGATCAGCAATCATGGAGGATGAGCCAAGCAAGGGGAAACCTATAAACCATACCTGTAGAATCATGGAATACCCGAACGATTGTATACACGTTTCTTTGCACCTAGAGATGGATGTAAAAA atatCACTTGTTCCATGAAGATCACTTGGTATATTTTAGTTCtattagtttttatgtttttgatcaTCCTCACTATCCGCAAAATACTTGAAGGCCACAGAAGAGTGCAGAAGTGGCAGA GTGATAGAGACAAACCTACATCTGTTCTCTTAAGAGGAAGTGATTCGGAGAAACTGAGAGCATTGAATGTGCAGGTTATTTCAG AGACCAAGCTGAGGCTGCCTTTGGATGAAGTCCAGGAAGTGCTTCCCCCAATACCAGAACTATAA